The sequence AATTTTCTCAGGCCAGAAAAATTCAACTCTACGACAAGTTCATGAAACCTGTGACGAGCCACTCGTTGTCGTGCACCTGTCTACATGAATAGTAAAACTACTGACGAGTTGTTTGACCGGGAGAGTTCGTCCTCGGGGCATCTTCTCAAACACACCACTCATGGAGAGCTAAAGACGATCACTTCATCTGCAGAGTGAATACAGAGTAATGGACCGCCAAACTTTTTCGTCCAACACAGTTCCATTAAGTGTTCGTGAAACCTGTGATCGCTGCTtggtatttgtatgtatataaatcCATATGACTGCGAAAACCTGTGTTCCGAACGTTGGCAGTCAAAACCTGTCTATGAGAAGGGAGCTATTTGACTGGAGAATGCATGCACGACGTCCTCTATGAGAAGGGAGAAGAGGACGCGACCGGTCTTACTCGGTGTTGCATGACATCATTGATTCCGAACGTTGCCAGTCAAAACCTGTGTTCTACAGAACCCAAAAGAATACGTGATGAGAGAAAAAGGCTTGTTTGTCTTGGGGGCATTTAAGCAAGCCACTCACAGGCATATCATAAGATATGGCTCGTTGTCTGTCAGCTATCAGTTCAGATATTGTAGAGATATCCAACCACTCTAAATTGCCAGATTTCTCAGATTCAGTACACTATAACACACTGCCATAGAGAAACAGCCAAAGCATAAAAATATGAGATAGACCATCAAGAACCGTTTGAGTAGATCTATCTATTTCAGAGAAAAAAGGGTGTGGAAGAAGAGGCTACTGGAAGAATTGTTGCAACCAATAACAACTAAAACCCAAAACAATTAGCGTCAATTAGTGTCGGATTCAAATATGAAATCTACTATACATAGAGTTAAGGAGTATCTTGGCTTAATTCCTATCAGTTGTAGTGTATGCTTTTCCGGAACTAGGTTCGCCAAGGGAGACCGAGGCTAAGGACTGGGAAGCCCAAGCCCTTGCATTCATTGCCCCTTCCTGCAAATTGCTTCGCTTGCATGGGTACAACCTACCGACACCCTGCTTGGCTTCTTCAGTGTATGCCCGCAGGTGATTCCAGAAATTTATCAAGCTTGCATATCGCATCTGCCTCCTCCATGCTCGGTGCAAACATGCATTGAGGCTCGGCAGGAGGAAATAAAGCAGCCTCATCAGCAGGAAACAACTTGCTAGTGCCAAATAACCATCCTGCTGCAGCAATTTCTCAGGTGATCTTGCCCATGAGAACGGGCAGCTTTCTTGCATGTCTTCTTCCTTGGGCTCAGTATCATTTGGTGGGTCCACAAATTTATCCAGGGACATTGATTTCACTGATGAAGGACCAACACCTGCCACAGTGAACAAAGTACGATAAGCATAAAATGTTGCAAAGCATATAAAACCATGTCTCGGAATTTGTTAATTTGCAATCTTTGTTACATTCGACCAGAACAACGAGGCCCTCACAGTCCGGACCAAGTAAAGAAAAACTCAATGCATAAACACAGTTTAGTTTCATCTAACTGTACATTGTATGATAGTTTTTAATCACTGAAATAATTGTTTAACATGACATAGTTTATTCCCGAAAACAAGATAAAGAGCATAATTCGAGGAAGATTGGAACCATAAAAGGAAACTGGAACATAACTATGCAATGAAAAGTCTTGTAGGATCCTACTACATCCAGAAAGGGCCAATAATACTAAAACACAATATACCTGTTATGTGATTGTAAAAAGCAACAAGGGAATTCACGTTTCGTGAGCCATGATACCGCACCCTCATAGTTGAATTTAGAAGAAAAAGGGTTGGAAAACCATGCACTCcatattttgagattatgctgCAATTGACAAGTTCCAGATGTAAATGCAACTGCATCCATATATTTGACAAATCATGTAATTTGAACAAACTTTGTTCCATACCTTGGCCTGATAACAGATTCttcaaatgcaaaatgatggatggTTGGGAACAAGTTTGACAAGATCTGGAAATTTGGTCGGCAGATTTTAGAGAAGGGACACCAAGATGCATAAAAGAGAAGGGCCACATATTCCTCCCTGTTCTTCTGCACTATACTCAATGCCTTCTGCAAAACAGCTTCATCTCCCTACATACGGGTAAAAGAATGTCTCAAATCATAAAGAAATAAGTAAATTGATATAGTTTAAAGGATTTCTTCTGTTGGTAGAAAAAGAGAAAATGAAGTTTTGACAAGGTTTCCAAACAGCGTCCAAAACAAGAAAGGGCCCTTACAATTACCCTGGTTGATCAGAGATAATGGCTAACACTAATACCAAGACCAACAAGAACATCAAGAAACCATCATAGAAGTGCGCAAAAACATATGAAAAAACAAAGAGCAGAAACTAGAAAAGCCATAGAGGTACCTAGTATGTAATGTCATCTTCCCAGGAACGGTTTGAGAAATTAATGAAGTTAATGAGTTTTTTTGTCTGTAGTACAATTTTGTGAGGCTGTTATGATCACAGGCCCATCAGTTCGTCTTCTGCCCATGTCACTTTATTCAGAAGCAGTGGTTTTTTCATCCAACAATTTTGGTGTATAACAGACAGTTAGAACAGCACTATTACCAATTAATTATTGTTTTCCTTGTACCCTGCAATTGTCACATTCCAATGTTTTATCCAGATTGAGTTGGATATCTCAATTCTCAAGGACAACCTTATTTAATAAGTGTCTTTGTACATCTTTCCCAAGAAACATTAATCACCCAGTTACGTCATCAGTTGACACTCCCATGACATCCATAATTAAGTAAAAGAAGA comes from Musa acuminata AAA Group cultivar baxijiao chromosome BXJ3-3, Cavendish_Baxijiao_AAA, whole genome shotgun sequence and encodes:
- the LOC135632348 gene encoding 5'-adenylylsulfate reductase-like 3, whose translation is MDWNLRGVALVFLIALVAASAGSPVCPRPSAGDSIMGRPDSCWDLDPTAELRGYQIGVVEGDEAVLQKALSIVQKNREEYVALLFYASWCPFSKICRPNFQILSNLFPTIHHFAFEESVIRPSIISKYGVHGFPTLFLLNSTMRVRYHGSRNVNSLVAFYNHITGVGPSSVKSMSLDKFVDPPNDTEPKEEDMQESCPFSWARSPEKLLQQDGYLALASCFLLMRLLYFLLPSLNACLHRAWRRQMRYASLINFWNHLRAYTEEAKQGVGRLYPCKRSNLQEGAMNARAWASQSLASVSLGEPSSGKAYTTTDRN